DNA from Asanoa sp. WMMD1127:
TCTGCCTGTGATTCGCGGATGGATGCAGAGCAAGGGAAGTCGGTTATCCACAGGTCGCGGTGTGACGCTTACGCCGTCGTATCGGATCGTGCATGCTCTGGCGATGCCACAGCGCATAGGTCCTACAAAGCTTCCAGCAGCCGGCCTCGTTCGAGCCGCTCGAAGGCGGGCCGATTTCAGTCAACGTGAGCTGGCGAGGAAGAGCGCCGCAGCGCAAGGCACCATCGCGCGGATCGAATCAGGCGACTTGACGCCGAGCTTGGCGATGATCGAGAAACTACTCGGCGCCTGCGGCTTCCAACTGGTGGCGGTTGATCACGAGGGCTGTGTGCTGCGGCCGATGCGGGACACGGAGGATACGTTGGACGGCGCGGGCAGGCGCTATCCCGCGCACTTGGACGTCATCCTCGACCCACTGCCGGGCGAATGGTGGGCCGACATATACGGATTGGCGAGGCCGCCAGAGACTTTCTACCGCGACCGAGCCCGTCGCGACCGTCAGCGTCGGCGCAGTCAGTGGGAAGTCCGCGTCAAGAAATACAGGTTCGTGCCGCCGCCGCCGACGGCACGCGGTTTCTACGCCTGACCTGCCCGTCCGATGGCCAGGACGGCGGCGCTGCGGCGATTCGTCTATGGATGCAGAGCAAATGCGGGTGAAGAGACACCCCGAGCCCGACGTGGTGGAGCGGCCGGCTCAGGCCGGCCGCTCCAACTGCCGTCAGGCTCAGTCGTCGTTGCGGATGGTGCCGATGGCGACCGGGTCCGCCAGGACCAGGCCCGGGATGCCGGCCACGATCAGGGTCAGGGTTTCGTTCTGTTCGCGTTGGCGGTCGCCCTTGACCGTCACGTCGACCGTGGTCGACGTGGCGCCGGCGGGCAGGGTGCGGCAGCCGATCACCGGGTCGTAGTCGCTGC
Protein-coding regions in this window:
- a CDS encoding helix-turn-helix transcriptional regulator, encoding MPQRIGPTKLPAAGLVRAARRRADFSQRELARKSAAAQGTIARIESGDLTPSLAMIEKLLGACGFQLVAVDHEGCVLRPMRDTEDTLDGAGRRYPAHLDVILDPLPGEWWADIYGLARPPETFYRDRARRDRQRRRSQWEVRVKKYRFVPPPPTARGFYA